One stretch of Enoplosus armatus isolate fEnoArm2 chromosome 1, fEnoArm2.hap1, whole genome shotgun sequence DNA includes these proteins:
- the rxfp3.3a1 gene encoding relaxin-3 receptor 1, with protein sequence MDEENQSVCLNRSLTEMDCFSNLEDIDVTADGSPVLRFLICLVYSVVCAAGLMGNLLVLFFIRVKQERKKSTVNFFVLNLAVTDLQFVLTLPFWAVDTALDFSWPFGDAMCKIILSVTVMNMYASVFFLTAMSVTRYLSVASALKNRTAQKSCSTKWICAIIWTLATLATAPTSIFSTVSNVTGEKLCLLRFPGGQYWLAVYHIQKILIGFVLPMSIVSISYIMLLRFIRNRSMKTTNPKRRSQVTKSITIVVLSFSLCWMPNHAITLWSVLVKLNVANWDKAYYLVHTYVFPLTVCLAHTNSCLNPIIYCLMRKEFRNKLRGLIHRG encoded by the coding sequence ATGGATGAAGAAAATCAAAGCGTTTGTTTGAACAGGTCGCTGACGGAGATGGACTGCTTCAGCAACCTGGAGGACATCGACGTGACAGCTGACGGGAGCCCCGTCCTGAGGTTCCTCATCTGCCTTGTTTATTCTGTAGTCTGCGCTGCCGGTCTGATGGGCAACCTGCTGGTCCTCTTCTTCATCAGGGtcaaacaagagaggaagaagtcCACTGTGAACTTCTTCGTGCTCAACTTGGCGGTGACGGACCTGCAGTTCGTGCTCACGCTGCCCTTCTGGGCCGTGGACACCGCGCTGGACTTCAGCTGGCCGTTTGGAGACGCCATGTGCAAAATCATCCTCTCGGTCACCGTGATGAACATGTACGCCAGCGTGTTTTTCCTCACTGCCATGAGTGTGACCCGCTACCTGTCTGTCGCCTCGGCTCTGAAGAACAGAACCGCGCAGAAGTCCTGTTCCACCAAATGGATCTGCGCAATTATCTGGACACTGGCGACTCTGGCGACTGCGCCCACTTCGATTTTCTCAACTGTCAGCAACGTGACCGGAGAAAAACTCTGTTTGCTGAGGTTTCCCGGGGGACAGTACTGGTTAGCGGTTTATCACATACAGAAAATACTTATAGGTTTTGTATTGCCCATGTCCATCGTGTCCATCAGCTACATCATGCTGCTGCGTTTCATACGCAATCGGAGTATGAAAACAACCAACCCTAAACGGAGATCCCAAGTTACCAAATCTATCACCATCGTCGTGCTGTCCTTCTCCCTGTGCTGGATGCCAAACCATGCCATCACCTTGTGGAGTGTGCTGGTCAAACTGAACGTCGCAAACTGGGACAAAGCGTACTACTTAGTGCACACATATGTGTTCCCACTGACCGTCTGTCTGGCGCACACCAACAGCTGCCTGAACCCGATTATTTACTGCCTCATGAGGAAGGAGTTCAGGAACAAACTGAGAGGTCTGATACACAGAGGAtag